A DNA window from Minwuia thermotolerans contains the following coding sequences:
- a CDS encoding FecR domain-containing protein, translating to MEQRPDSARTIEAEAVFSESETAGSAFVVPGLAASTAPEAPTPLVQAQATAGGEGPISVENVRGEVLIIGVDGRQFQAAPGQKLSPGDVVMTQGDGALEVTLTDGTRLFFDSESRVLIEEPAEAAAKPQFFVIQGEFSVDNRDSTEGPASELLVRTPVASVSVKGARMIGKAAPEAQANTFVLLPNAGGAAGALAVATAGAVVTLDQPLQGLQVLSLFREPTRIPEVDAQLLTAEFGDGVLAYSDIAGDFEIARTDTDGFLSRLGEVFGITEAQADPIIEGGEAVGDGGSDTEVVGDTGEDELDDRNDEDEVGDDGGDDGEIDVAFDGAEEVDVANGGVFNVTGGAGEDVLTVAADQVNANTVTLEEVGGRAVLAFGNGAQVNIDEVETLAVNLGAASDEIAIGNLGGTDISDNTVILDLGGGDDSVAAADIGKTLEVTAGTGNDTVVAGALNDSLDGGAGDDSLTGNAGEDTIDGGDGNDIFAGGAGDDSLTGGAGTDRAVYAGSSADFNVSAADDGSIIVFEDTTDAEGTDTLANDIEAVEFQGDARLLDVVFGTAAGDNLTGGGADEFLAALTGNDTVAGGGGGDVLAGGSGADQLSGDAGDDLIGGEAGDDTITGGAGDDSLFGGEGADQAGYAGNAGNFVATGDDDGSRLTLTDSVGGEGADILGSDIETIDFADITVDVALGDATAQNLTGDAGNNLIGAGGGADTVDGGDGVDIVSGGGGADSLVGGAGGDSLFGDAGDDTLTGGAGDDLLSGGAATDRVNYTGENTGFAFAVDEAAARLRLTDTVGAEGADAVALDVETLAFSVEGASDDVLFDVTGGTAAGEALDLGADNDIATGLAGDDTLTGNGGNDILFGGSGDDVAVYAGAIGGFNLGFSDDGAFVFVADQSGSEGSDTVSNDVEQFDFAGEVFSIQGGTAAGDTLSGTVGRDFIVGLAGQDSITGEAGDDLLAGGGGNDTLDGGAGDDTLQGSDGDDVLTGGDGTDTADFSDAGGAVDVDLSTGAASGDGTDTLSGIENIVGGAQADTLTGDAAANAIEGGVGGDSIAGGAGNDSLSGDAGGDTLFGGLGDDTFDGGIGFDSADYRDSATPVNVDMSAGGGAGTVTGEGTDALTAIERVFGSAGNDTFTGSDGDDNFVGRGGDDLLIASLGNDTLNGAAGNDTADFSNLTGAFQIDLTGNSATLDANSYTVLGLETIIGTAGDDTMNGDADNNRLEGGQGADSIGGGGGADTLLGGAGNDTIAGGDGNDSINGGAGNDSLDGGAGNDTLDFSDATEGVAVDLFGGLAASTATGTDTVTAFNGVTGGAGDDSIRGSADADTIAGGDGDDLIIGEGGNDSLDGGAGSNTLSFATASADLIVDMTAGTAASAETGSDNFANFTTVIGGAGADFISGDAERNFLLGGEGNDTLNGGGERDTLRGGAGDDQLNGSDAEVDVADYADATEDLTLTLGAVTDISTTVTTNDLGTDTLFSIDGFQGGTGDDSITGNAGINRLGGGDGNDTLIGGDGADVMFGDAGNDSVEGGNGDDFIFGGIGDDTIDGGADDLGVAVDSIGDVISYFGLGTGVNIDLTAGTATGIEAGTDIVTNFEAAVGTDQGDTLSGNASDNLLQGRLGDDSISGLDGDDDIFGDEGDDVVQGGAGADTLRGDLGNDTIDGGDGDDLIQADQDDDTVSGGAGNDQIFAGSGDDSVLGEDGNDAVEGGAGSDSLFGGLGDDTLTETSGQNLMDGGAGNDSITGADNLDTLLGGEGADTLTGGGGADAFQYDQAIGHQDVITDFTSGEDRFLIDGVAFDNVGGGANTLTDGESFVRVAEALIDGDTELGTGQATFVFDSNNTLHFDPDGDGAQASFEIASVTVSNGTLQASDFEIQ from the coding sequence ATGGAACAGCGCCCGGACAGCGCACGTACAATCGAGGCCGAAGCCGTCTTCAGCGAAAGCGAGACGGCCGGTTCGGCGTTCGTCGTGCCCGGCCTCGCCGCCTCGACGGCCCCCGAAGCGCCGACACCGCTGGTTCAGGCCCAGGCCACGGCCGGCGGCGAAGGACCGATCAGCGTGGAGAACGTGCGCGGCGAGGTTCTGATCATCGGCGTCGACGGCCGCCAGTTCCAGGCCGCGCCGGGTCAGAAGCTCAGCCCCGGCGACGTGGTCATGACCCAGGGCGACGGCGCGCTGGAGGTCACCCTGACCGACGGCACCAGGCTGTTCTTCGACAGCGAGAGCCGGGTGCTGATCGAGGAACCGGCAGAGGCCGCGGCCAAGCCCCAGTTCTTCGTCATCCAGGGCGAGTTCTCTGTCGACAACCGCGATTCGACGGAGGGACCGGCGAGCGAGCTTCTGGTGCGGACGCCGGTGGCCTCCGTCAGCGTCAAGGGCGCGCGGATGATCGGCAAGGCCGCGCCCGAGGCCCAGGCCAATACCTTCGTGCTGCTGCCCAACGCGGGCGGCGCGGCCGGCGCGCTGGCCGTCGCCACCGCCGGCGCGGTGGTGACGCTCGATCAGCCGCTGCAGGGCCTGCAGGTGCTGTCGCTGTTCCGCGAACCGACCCGCATCCCCGAGGTCGACGCGCAGTTGCTCACCGCGGAGTTCGGCGACGGCGTGCTGGCCTATTCCGACATCGCCGGCGATTTCGAGATCGCGCGCACCGACACGGACGGATTCCTCAGCCGGCTGGGCGAGGTCTTCGGCATCACCGAGGCGCAGGCCGACCCGATCATCGAGGGCGGCGAGGCGGTCGGCGACGGCGGTTCGGACACGGAGGTGGTGGGCGACACCGGCGAGGACGAACTCGACGACCGCAATGACGAGGACGAGGTCGGCGACGACGGCGGCGACGACGGTGAAATCGATGTCGCCTTCGACGGCGCCGAGGAGGTCGATGTCGCCAATGGCGGCGTCTTCAACGTCACCGGCGGCGCCGGCGAGGACGTTCTGACAGTCGCCGCCGACCAGGTGAACGCCAATACCGTTACCCTGGAAGAGGTCGGCGGTCGCGCGGTGCTCGCCTTCGGCAACGGCGCGCAGGTGAACATCGACGAGGTCGAGACCCTGGCGGTCAATCTGGGCGCGGCAAGCGACGAGATCGCCATCGGCAATCTGGGCGGAACCGACATTTCCGACAACACGGTGATCCTCGATCTCGGCGGCGGAGACGACTCGGTGGCCGCGGCCGATATCGGCAAGACGCTCGAGGTGACCGCCGGGACCGGAAACGACACGGTTGTCGCCGGCGCGCTGAACGATTCTCTGGACGGCGGCGCGGGAGACGACAGCCTGACGGGCAATGCCGGCGAAGACACCATCGACGGCGGCGACGGGAACGACATCTTCGCCGGCGGCGCGGGCGACGACTCGCTCACCGGCGGCGCGGGGACCGACCGCGCAGTCTATGCCGGCAGTTCCGCCGACTTCAATGTCAGCGCGGCAGACGATGGCAGCATCATTGTGTTCGAGGACACCACCGACGCGGAAGGGACCGACACCCTCGCCAACGACATCGAAGCGGTGGAGTTCCAGGGCGACGCGCGGCTGCTCGACGTGGTCTTCGGCACGGCCGCCGGCGACAACCTGACAGGCGGCGGGGCCGACGAATTCCTGGCCGCCCTGACCGGGAACGACACTGTGGCCGGCGGCGGCGGCGGTGACGTGCTGGCCGGCGGCAGCGGCGCGGACCAGCTCTCGGGCGATGCCGGCGACGACCTGATCGGCGGCGAGGCCGGCGACGACACGATCACCGGCGGTGCGGGCGACGACAGCCTGTTCGGCGGCGAGGGCGCCGACCAGGCCGGCTATGCCGGCAATGCGGGGAACTTCGTGGCGACCGGCGATGACGACGGCAGCCGGCTCACCCTGACCGACAGCGTCGGTGGCGAGGGCGCCGACATCCTCGGCAGCGACATCGAAACCATCGACTTCGCCGATATCACCGTCGACGTCGCCCTCGGCGACGCCACGGCGCAGAACCTGACAGGCGACGCCGGCAACAATCTCATCGGCGCCGGCGGCGGCGCCGACACCGTGGACGGCGGCGACGGTGTCGACATCGTCTCCGGCGGCGGCGGCGCGGATTCCCTTGTCGGCGGCGCGGGCGGCGACAGCCTGTTCGGCGATGCGGGCGACGATACCCTGACCGGCGGCGCCGGCGACGACCTGCTCTCGGGCGGCGCGGCCACCGACCGGGTGAACTACACCGGCGAGAACACGGGATTCGCCTTCGCGGTCGACGAGGCCGCCGCACGCCTGCGGCTCACCGACACGGTGGGCGCGGAAGGCGCCGACGCGGTGGCGCTGGACGTCGAGACCCTGGCCTTCAGCGTCGAAGGCGCCAGCGACGATGTGCTGTTCGACGTCACGGGCGGCACCGCCGCGGGCGAAGCGCTCGACCTCGGCGCGGACAACGACATCGCCACGGGTCTGGCCGGCGACGACACGCTGACCGGCAATGGCGGCAACGACATCCTGTTCGGCGGTTCGGGCGACGACGTCGCCGTCTATGCCGGGGCCATCGGCGGTTTCAACCTCGGTTTCTCCGACGACGGCGCCTTCGTCTTCGTCGCCGACCAGTCCGGATCCGAAGGCTCCGACACGGTTTCCAACGATGTCGAGCAGTTCGACTTCGCCGGAGAGGTCTTCTCGATCCAGGGCGGCACCGCTGCGGGCGACACGCTCTCGGGCACCGTGGGACGAGACTTCATCGTCGGTCTGGCCGGACAGGACAGCATCACCGGCGAGGCCGGCGACGACCTTCTGGCCGGCGGCGGCGGCAACGACACGCTGGATGGCGGGGCCGGCGACGACACGCTGCAAGGGTCCGACGGCGACGATGTGCTGACCGGCGGCGACGGGACCGACACCGCCGACTTCTCCGACGCCGGCGGCGCGGTCGATGTCGACCTGAGTACGGGCGCGGCGAGCGGCGACGGCACGGACACGCTGAGCGGGATCGAGAACATCGTCGGCGGCGCGCAGGCCGACACGCTGACGGGCGACGCCGCCGCCAATGCCATCGAAGGCGGCGTCGGCGGCGATTCGATTGCCGGCGGCGCGGGCAATGACAGTCTGTCCGGCGACGCCGGCGGCGACACGCTGTTCGGCGGGCTGGGCGACGATACCTTCGATGGCGGCATCGGCTTCGATTCGGCCGACTACCGCGACAGCGCCACGCCGGTAAACGTCGACATGTCCGCCGGCGGCGGCGCGGGCACGGTCACCGGCGAAGGCACGGATGCGCTGACCGCGATCGAGCGGGTCTTCGGTTCCGCCGGCAACGACACCTTCACCGGCAGCGACGGCGACGACAATTTCGTCGGCCGCGGCGGCGACGACCTGCTGATCGCCAGCCTGGGCAACGACACGCTGAACGGCGCGGCCGGCAACGACACTGCCGATTTCTCCAACCTGACCGGCGCATTCCAGATCGACCTGACCGGCAACAGCGCCACACTGGACGCGAACAGCTACACCGTTCTCGGTCTGGAGACGATCATCGGCACCGCGGGCGACGACACCATGAACGGCGATGCGGACAACAATCGTCTCGAAGGCGGCCAGGGTGCTGATTCGATCGGCGGCGGCGGCGGCGCGGACACCCTGCTCGGCGGCGCCGGCAATGACACCATCGCCGGCGGCGACGGCAATGATTCGATCAATGGCGGCGCAGGCAATGACAGTCTCGACGGCGGCGCCGGCAACGACACGCTCGATTTCTCCGACGCCACCGAAGGCGTCGCCGTCGACCTTTTCGGCGGACTGGCGGCCAGCACGGCGACCGGCACCGACACGGTCACCGCCTTCAACGGCGTCACCGGCGGGGCGGGCGACGATTCGATCCGCGGCAGCGCCGACGCCGATACCATCGCCGGCGGCGATGGCGACGACCTGATCATCGGCGAGGGCGGCAACGACAGCCTGGACGGCGGCGCAGGCAGCAACACGCTGAGTTTCGCCACCGCCTCCGCCGACCTGATCGTCGACATGACGGCGGGCACGGCCGCCAGCGCGGAGACCGGCTCCGACAACTTCGCCAACTTCACCACGGTCATCGGCGGCGCGGGCGCGGACTTCATTTCCGGCGACGCCGAGCGCAATTTCCTTCTCGGCGGCGAGGGTAACGACACGCTGAACGGCGGCGGCGAGCGCGACACGCTGCGCGGCGGCGCAGGCGACGACCAGCTGAACGGCTCCGACGCGGAAGTGGACGTCGCCGACTATGCCGACGCCACCGAGGACCTGACGCTAACGCTGGGAGCTGTCACGGACATAAGCACCACCGTGACCACCAACGACCTCGGCACCGACACGCTGTTCTCCATCGATGGCTTCCAGGGCGGGACGGGCGACGATTCGATCACCGGCAATGCCGGGATCAACCGGCTCGGCGGCGGCGACGGCAACGATACGCTGATCGGCGGCGATGGGGCCGACGTGATGTTCGGCGATGCCGGGAATGACAGCGTCGAAGGCGGCAACGGCGACGACTTCATATTCGGCGGTATCGGCGACGACACGATCGACGGCGGCGCGGACGATCTTGGCGTCGCGGTCGACAGCATCGGCGACGTCATCAGCTATTTCGGTCTCGGGACCGGTGTGAATATCGACCTGACGGCCGGAACCGCGACCGGAATCGAAGCCGGTACGGACATCGTCACGAACTTCGAGGCGGCTGTCGGCACCGACCAGGGCGATACGCTGTCGGGTAATGCAAGCGACAACCTGCTGCAGGGCCGGCTGGGTGATGACAGCATTTCCGGGCTCGACGGCGACGACGACATCTTCGGCGACGAGGGTGACGACGTGGTCCAGGGCGGCGCGGGCGCCGATACCCTGCGCGGCGATCTGGGCAACGACACCATCGACGGCGGCGACGGCGACGACCTGATCCAGGCCGACCAGGACGACGACACGGTCTCCGGCGGTGCGGGCAATGACCAGATCTTCGCCGGCAGCGGCGATGACAGCGTGCTTGGCGAGGACGGCAACGACGCCGTCGAGGGCGGGGCCGGCTCCGACAGCCTGTTCGGCGGACTGGGCGACGATACCCTGACCGAGACCTCCGGCCAGAACCTGATGGATGGCGGCGCGGGCAACGATTCGATCACCGGCGCGGACAACCTGGACACGCTGTTGGGCGGCGAAGGCGCGGACACGCTGACCGGCGGCGGCGGGGCCGACGCCTTCCAGTACGATCAGGCCATCGGGCATCAGGACGTCATCACCGACTTCACGTCGGGCGAAGACCGCTTCCTGATCGACGGCGTGGCCTTCGACAATGTCGGCGGCGGCGCGAACACGCTGACCGACGGCGAGAGCTTCGTGCGCGTGGCCGAAGCCCTGATCGACGGCGACACCGAACTCGGCACCGGACAGGCGACCTTCGTCTTCGATTCGAACAACACGCTGCACTTCGACCCCGATGGCGACGGCGCCCAGGCGAGCTTCGAGATCGCCAGCGTGACCGTCTCCAACGGCACGCTCCAGGCCAGCGATTTCGAGATCCAGTAG